One stretch of Candidatus Thermoplasmatota archaeon DNA includes these proteins:
- a CDS encoding cation:proton antiporter, giving the protein MGLEQFSIAAVWLGLALISTILAYKLKISMALMEICIGVIAGYLATQYIGPDALHANEDWLIFIASSGAILLTFLAGAELDPSSLKSKTKEVIIVGVIGFFAPFLGCSAIAYFILQWSIPASLLTGVALSTTSMAVVYAVMLEYGFNKTEYGKGILGACFINDIGTVVALGLLFAPFTYKTGIFIGLVIVAFIAMPKITKVLIKRYAYKTAAIRTKWILFVLFSLGALALWSGSEAVLPAYLLGMVLAGTVSKDDFFIRRLRTLTIGFLTPFYFLRAGSLVSLPVLVSAPLIFIILLSGKVISKIFGLYPVIGKFRTDKRERWYYTLLMSTGLTFGTISAIYGLTQGIISQEQYSYLVAVVIGSAVIPTLIANLRFLPKHLLEIPLTDEEIPQEDTINGSRICENDNSRRNDANEHN; this is encoded by the coding sequence TTGGGATTAGAACAATTTTCGATTGCTGCGGTATGGCTTGGACTTGCACTCATTTCAACAATTCTTGCCTACAAATTAAAAATATCAATGGCACTTATGGAAATCTGCATTGGTGTTATTGCAGGATACCTTGCAACACAGTATATCGGACCAGATGCGCTCCATGCAAATGAGGATTGGTTGATTTTTATTGCAAGTTCCGGGGCAATTTTACTTACGTTTTTAGCAGGCGCAGAGCTTGATCCATCCTCGTTAAAATCAAAAACTAAGGAAGTAATTATTGTTGGTGTCATCGGTTTTTTTGCGCCGTTTCTTGGCTGCTCAGCGATCGCATATTTCATCCTGCAGTGGAGTATCCCTGCAAGTCTTCTCACCGGGGTAGCATTGTCAACAACATCAATGGCCGTAGTGTATGCTGTTATGTTAGAATACGGTTTTAACAAAACTGAATATGGGAAAGGAATTCTTGGTGCATGCTTCATTAACGACATTGGTACGGTAGTTGCGTTAGGTCTGCTGTTTGCTCCATTTACCTATAAAACTGGAATTTTTATTGGTTTGGTGATTGTTGCTTTTATCGCGATGCCGAAGATAACGAAAGTACTAATCAAACGGTATGCCTATAAAACTGCAGCTATACGAACAAAATGGATCCTCTTTGTTCTATTCTCGTTAGGTGCTCTTGCTCTTTGGTCTGGAAGCGAAGCAGTTCTTCCGGCATATCTTCTTGGTATGGTTCTTGCCGGTACCGTGAGCAAAGATGATTTTTTTATTCGAAGACTTCGAACGTTAACCATAGGGTTTTTAACACCGTTTTATTTCCTCCGTGCAGGATCTCTTGTTTCGCTCCCCGTGCTTGTCTCTGCACCATTGATTTTTATTATCCTCCTTAGTGGAAAAGTAATTTCTAAAATCTTTGGTTTATATCCAGTAATCGGAAAATTTAGAACAGATAAACGCGAACGATGGTATTACACTCTTCTGATGTCAACAGGTCTAACGTTTGGGACAATTTCAGCAATCTATGGCTTAACCCAGGGCATTATTTCCCAAGAACAATATTCATATCTCGTTGCCGTTGTAATCGGGAGCGCAGTCATCCCAACATTGATTGCAAATCTCCGGTTTCTCCCAAAACATCTCCTTGAAATTCCCCTCACTGATGAAGAGATACCTCAAGAAGATACCATTAATGGTAGTCGCATCTGCGAAAACGACAACTCACGAAGAAATGATGCGAATGAACATAACTAA